One part of the Haliotis asinina isolate JCU_RB_2024 chromosome 2, JCU_Hal_asi_v2, whole genome shotgun sequence genome encodes these proteins:
- the LOC137274671 gene encoding NEDD4 family-interacting protein 1-like, protein MERNVRYEVLVGEEEQLPAQPVAMAMVIPPPPYQENNVSQSDSAAYGETKLPSYVDATTLPSYEEAERTKQEEIQRLDEEGQRDPTQDRFTDMTIGTDGMFICTFVIAFLFNWIGFLLSLCISNTVAGRCGALAGLGLSIVKWVAIVKHNNWAQDFASGDSWLWWILVICGFLLFIRGSIQYVRVKYEWNRVAGHIRQYRLI, encoded by the exons ATGGAGCGAAATGTTAGATATGAAGTG TTGGTTGGTGAAGAGGAGCAACTTCCAGCTCAGCCAGTTGCCATGGCAATGGTAATTCCTCCTCCTCCGTATcaggaaaataatgtttctcagtCAG ACTCGGCAGCATATGGGGAGACGAAGCTGCCATCATATGTGGATGCCACAACTCTACCGTCCTACGAGGAGGCGGAGAGAACCAAACAGGAGGAGATACAGAGGCTGGACGAGGAAGGACAGAGAGACCCT ACTCAGGACCGATTTACTGACATGACTAtcggaaccgatggcatgttcATCTGTACTTTTGTCA TTGCTTTCCTGTTCAACTGGATTGGCTTCCTGCTATCCCTGTGCATCTCCAACACTGTGGCAGGCCGATGCGGTGCTCTGGCTGGTCTTGGACTCTCCATTGTCAAGTGGGTTGCCATTGTAAAG CACAATAATTGGGCACAGGACTTTGCATCTGGGGACTCATGGTTGTGGTGGATCCTTGTCATCTGCG GGTTTCTCCTTTTCATCCGAGGCTCAATCCAGTATGTTCGTGTCAAATACGAGTGGAATCGAGTGGCTGGTCACATCCGACAGTACCGCCTCATCTAG